One part of the Mariniblastus fucicola genome encodes these proteins:
- the rplX gene encoding 50S ribosomal protein L24: MKIKKSDTVQIISGKDKGVTGKVISVDHAKDQITVEGVNVVFRHVKPSQKNPQGGRLEVSLPVPASKVMALCPKTNKPTRVGYRTLENGTKERFAKKSGASMGEVWSS, from the coding sequence ATGAAAATCAAGAAAAGCGACACCGTTCAAATCATCAGCGGCAAAGACAAAGGCGTCACTGGAAAAGTGATTTCTGTTGATCATGCCAAGGATCAAATCACGGTCGAAGGCGTCAATGTCGTCTTCCGTCACGTGAAGCCAAGCCAAAAGAATCCTCAGGGCGGACGCTTGGAAGTTTCGCTTCCTGTTCCGGCTTCAAAGGTGATGGCGCTGTGCCCAAAGACGAACAAGCCAACTCGCGTCGGTTACCGTACGCTTGAGAATGGCACCAAAGAACGTTTCGCCAAAAAGAGCGGCGCGTCGATGGGCGAAGTCTGGAGCAGCTAA
- a CDS encoding Dabb family protein, with product MYKSIVCCVLLLVALGTSSLRAQTQPDSRGAKFQQQLRQTADKGVAYLLEKGRDETDGSFSKQLSPAVTGLCISALVRNGVPVGNKKVQQSLAFLETMVQPDGGIYGKGSHLRNYETSVSVIAFHQCNVDGKYDEILDRASKFLKGIQWDDGEGHGIESNHHGGQGYGSHERPDLSNTSFFLDALKELEDDDMQNSDAVRKALIFTSRCQNLASPYNSAEFTEHIPEGDEGSFIYSAVGKGETKVEPNSTTPAGGLRGYASMTYAGLKTFLYAGVDKDDFRVKAAMDWISRHYDLDSNPGMGKQGLFYYYHVFAKTMNAIGDPKLKDHEGVEHDWRSDLVSKLASMQKSDGSWTNEHDRWYEGDPNLVTAYSLLAISYCQDSPNQKQDAVSETESEKSLRHVVMFAFNDDASKEQIAEVESAFAALPEKIDTITGFEWGTNNSPEGLNDGLTHCFLVTFDSEAGRAEYLPHPAHKAFVDILKPILKKAVVIDYWTKD from the coding sequence ATGTACAAGTCAATCGTTTGTTGCGTCCTTCTTTTGGTCGCCCTAGGGACATCCTCGCTGCGGGCTCAAACCCAGCCCGATTCCAGGGGCGCAAAATTTCAGCAGCAGCTACGCCAGACCGCCGACAAAGGCGTCGCGTACCTGCTGGAGAAAGGCCGCGACGAAACCGATGGCTCGTTCAGCAAGCAGCTTAGCCCTGCCGTCACCGGGCTCTGCATCTCTGCCCTGGTTCGCAACGGCGTCCCGGTTGGCAACAAGAAAGTACAGCAGTCTCTGGCTTTTTTGGAAACGATGGTTCAGCCGGACGGCGGCATTTATGGCAAAGGCAGCCATTTGCGGAACTATGAAACCAGTGTCAGCGTGATCGCGTTTCATCAATGCAATGTCGATGGCAAGTACGACGAAATTCTCGATCGGGCTTCCAAATTTCTAAAAGGCATTCAGTGGGATGACGGCGAAGGCCATGGCATTGAGTCCAACCACCACGGAGGCCAGGGCTACGGCAGCCACGAACGTCCGGACCTCTCGAATACTTCGTTCTTTCTCGACGCGTTAAAAGAACTTGAAGACGACGACATGCAAAACAGCGATGCCGTTCGCAAAGCCCTGATTTTCACTTCACGCTGCCAGAACCTGGCTTCGCCCTACAACAGCGCAGAATTCACAGAACACATCCCTGAAGGCGACGAAGGCTCGTTCATCTACTCAGCCGTTGGCAAAGGTGAGACCAAAGTCGAACCAAACTCAACGACACCCGCCGGAGGCCTTCGTGGATACGCGTCGATGACTTACGCCGGACTGAAAACGTTCCTTTATGCGGGCGTCGACAAAGATGACTTCCGCGTGAAAGCGGCCATGGATTGGATCAGTCGGCATTACGATTTGGATTCGAACCCTGGCATGGGCAAGCAGGGGCTCTTTTATTACTACCACGTGTTCGCAAAAACAATGAATGCGATTGGCGATCCGAAGCTGAAGGACCACGAAGGCGTCGAACACGATTGGCGGTCGGACCTGGTGAGCAAACTGGCATCGATGCAGAAATCCGATGGATCCTGGACGAACGAGCACGATCGCTGGTACGAGGGCGACCCGAATTTGGTGACGGCGTACAGCTTGCTGGCGATCAGTTATTGCCAGGATTCGCCAAACCAAAAACAGGACGCGGTTTCGGAAACCGAATCAGAAAAGTCACTTCGCCACGTCGTGATGTTTGCTTTCAACGACGACGCGAGCAAAGAGCAAATTGCAGAAGTTGAATCTGCGTTCGCTGCGTTGCCGGAGAAGATCGACACGATCACTGGTTTTGAATGGGGAACGAACAACAGTCCTGAAGGGCTCAACGATGGCCTCACTCACTGCTTCCTGGTGACCTTTGACAGCGAGGCCGGGCGAGCGGAGTATCTGCCTCATCCGGCTCACAAAGCATTCGTTGATATCTTGAAGCCAATCCTGAAAAAGGCTGTGGTGATCGACTATTGGACCAAGGACTAG
- the fbaA gene encoding class II fructose-bisphosphate aldolase — MSDSQIKPGVVTGEALDRLLRNANENNYAMPAVNVVGTNSINAVLEAAAAVNSPVMIQFSNGGGTFFAGKSLSNDNQAAAIAGCVSGAQHVHAMAEHYGVPVVLHTDHCAKKLLPWIDGLIAASEKHYAATGKPLYSSHMLDLSEEPLEENIEICCKYFERMNKVDMLIEIELGITGGEEDGVDNTDVDSSKLYTQPSEVSDFYEALNKISPRFTIAAAFGNVHGVYKPGNVSLQPIILKNSQDHIKEKFGTGDLPVNFVFHGGSGSSREEIREAIEYGAIKMNLDTDMQWATWKGVLEYYKGNEGYLQTQLGNPDGDDVPNKKFYDPRAWLRKGEQSFVDRLKVAFEDLNCINRCEGLS, encoded by the coding sequence ATGAGCGACTCACAAATCAAGCCGGGCGTTGTAACCGGAGAAGCACTCGACCGTTTGCTGCGTAACGCGAACGAGAACAATTATGCGATGCCAGCCGTTAACGTTGTCGGAACCAATTCGATCAACGCCGTTCTGGAAGCCGCTGCAGCAGTCAACTCCCCGGTCATGATTCAGTTCTCCAACGGTGGTGGAACTTTCTTCGCTGGCAAGAGTCTTTCGAATGACAACCAGGCGGCTGCAATCGCAGGTTGCGTTTCGGGTGCCCAGCACGTTCACGCGATGGCTGAACACTACGGCGTTCCGGTCGTGCTGCACACCGATCACTGTGCCAAGAAACTTCTTCCGTGGATCGACGGATTGATTGCCGCCAGCGAAAAGCATTACGCTGCGACTGGCAAGCCACTCTACAGTTCTCACATGCTTGACCTGTCGGAAGAGCCGCTCGAAGAGAACATCGAGATCTGCTGCAAGTACTTCGAGCGCATGAACAAAGTTGACATGCTGATCGAAATCGAGCTTGGAATCACCGGTGGCGAAGAAGACGGCGTGGACAACACCGATGTCGACAGTAGTAAGCTCTACACTCAGCCATCGGAAGTTTCTGACTTCTACGAAGCCCTCAACAAGATCTCGCCGCGCTTCACAATCGCTGCAGCATTCGGCAACGTTCACGGCGTCTACAAGCCGGGCAACGTTTCGCTTCAGCCGATCATCCTGAAGAACTCACAGGACCACATCAAGGAAAAATTTGGTACCGGCGATCTGCCAGTGAACTTTGTTTTCCACGGCGGATCTGGTTCGTCGCGTGAAGAGATTCGCGAAGCCATTGAGTACGGTGCGATCAAGATGAATCTTGATACCGACATGCAGTGGGCGACCTGGAAAGGCGTTCTCGAGTACTACAAGGGCAATGAAGGCTACTTGCAGACTCAGCTTGGCAATCCGGATGGCGACGATGTTCCCAACAAGAAGTTCTACGATCCTCGCGCGTGGTTGCGAAAAGGCGAGCAGTCTTTCGTTGACCGCCTGAAAGTGGCTTTCGAAGATTTGAACTGCATCAACCGCTGCGAAGGCCTGAGCTAG
- a CDS encoding MFS transporter, whose amino-acid sequence MPFRFLLVALTFCLSLLLYIDRACISTSKEAMVEEFGFTDVQWGWAMAIFTLGYALAQTPTGTLADRTGPRALLGCIVGLWSLMTAVTGAVGGYVQLLIARFIFGATEAGAFPGLARATFNWYPVKERGLVTGINFSASRLGGAAAMFLMPMLIAAVGWRGAFYILGGVGIVFAAIWVLVFRNDPTEHPRVSEAEKEYILANRQQVSSESVSQIPFATIIRSTSVWLAMIQYFCSNFTFFFALTWLFPYVKETYDLNPSTAGLLCALPLIGGAAGNWFSGFLVDFLFVRSGLVWSRRIPAIIGFTLAAIGLYCSLQMTDATSTILFFTLALFGADMTLSPSWSYCVDIGGKSAGAVSGTMNMAGNLGSFATALAFPTIKSYFGGPSAFFVFAAVLNVVAIAIWFRMRPDQAIGEK is encoded by the coding sequence ATGCCATTTCGCTTTCTTCTGGTCGCGCTTACTTTCTGTCTGTCGCTGCTGCTGTACATCGACCGAGCCTGTATTTCGACGTCGAAAGAAGCGATGGTCGAAGAGTTTGGCTTCACCGACGTCCAGTGGGGTTGGGCGATGGCGATATTTACCCTCGGGTACGCGCTCGCTCAAACGCCAACGGGAACGCTGGCCGATCGAACCGGACCGCGAGCTTTGCTCGGATGCATCGTGGGGTTATGGTCGCTGATGACGGCGGTCACCGGCGCGGTTGGCGGATACGTTCAGCTACTGATCGCCAGATTTATCTTTGGCGCCACCGAAGCCGGCGCTTTTCCAGGTTTGGCTCGGGCGACGTTCAACTGGTATCCCGTCAAGGAACGTGGGCTCGTGACGGGCATCAACTTTTCTGCCTCACGACTGGGCGGTGCTGCGGCGATGTTCCTGATGCCGATGTTGATCGCCGCGGTCGGCTGGCGCGGAGCGTTCTACATTCTGGGCGGCGTCGGAATCGTGTTTGCCGCGATCTGGGTGCTGGTCTTTCGCAATGATCCGACCGAACATCCGCGGGTTTCTGAGGCAGAGAAAGAATACATTCTGGCCAACCGACAACAGGTTAGCAGCGAGAGCGTCAGTCAGATTCCTTTCGCGACGATCATCCGATCGACATCAGTTTGGCTGGCGATGATTCAGTACTTCTGCAGCAACTTTACTTTCTTCTTTGCCTTGACGTGGCTGTTTCCATACGTGAAGGAGACCTACGACCTGAACCCGTCGACCGCCGGTTTGCTGTGTGCGTTACCGCTGATCGGTGGCGCGGCAGGGAACTGGTTTTCGGGTTTCTTGGTCGACTTTCTGTTCGTTCGATCCGGCCTGGTGTGGTCGCGCCGCATCCCTGCAATCATCGGATTCACGCTCGCAGCGATTGGCTTGTATTGCAGTTTGCAGATGACGGATGCGACCAGCACGATTCTGTTTTTCACGCTGGCACTGTTCGGAGCCGACATGACGCTCAGTCCGTCGTGGTCTTACTGCGTGGACATCGGCGGCAAGAGCGCCGGTGCGGTTTCCGGAACGATGAACATGGCGGGCAACCTGGGCTCATTCGCGACAGCACTCGCGTTCCCGACGATCAAGAGCTACTTCGGCGGACCAAGTGCTTTTTTCGTTTTCGCAGCCGTGTTGAATGTTGTGGCGATTGCGATCTGGTTTCGCATGCGGCCCGACCAGGCGATTGGCGAGAAGTAG
- the dgt gene encoding dGTP triphosphohydrolase, giving the protein MTDHNKPSSTSNGGDDSLSWVEEREKTLLAPWAMRSCDSAGRKYPQEEHSYRGPYQRDRDRILHSSAYRRLSGKMQVFTGEMGDYHRTRLTHTQEVATIARTIGRVLGLNEDLIEALALMHDIGHPPYGHAGEDALHECIADEGGFSHNQFALTIAEEIEIRYQEFPGLNLTYEVLAGQQKRIDKTKTDGPRPLLEVQLVDAADSTTYDAHDTDDAVKLKLVTIEEMSSVQLIRDALKRVRDKYTNLNDDLTRKAIVHQLVERQVTSLISHCAGQLQDRAFASATEAMNSDFLIEHPTELAEQKRELEAFLYRNVYRHPDLIAIRQRAQQRLKEMFAKYCERPELFPEKYQQRSEKTGVRRMAVEYIAGMTDHFCEQTYSRICQ; this is encoded by the coding sequence ATGACTGACCACAATAAACCGAGCTCGACTTCGAACGGTGGCGATGATTCGCTGTCCTGGGTGGAAGAGCGAGAGAAGACGCTGCTCGCGCCCTGGGCGATGAGAAGCTGTGACTCCGCCGGCCGCAAATATCCCCAGGAAGAGCACTCTTACCGCGGGCCGTATCAGCGTGATCGCGACCGGATTCTGCATAGCTCTGCGTACCGCCGGCTCTCGGGAAAGATGCAAGTCTTCACCGGTGAAATGGGGGACTATCATCGCACGCGGCTGACGCATACTCAGGAAGTCGCGACGATTGCTCGAACGATCGGCCGAGTGCTTGGCTTGAACGAGGATTTGATCGAAGCGCTTGCCTTGATGCACGACATTGGCCATCCGCCTTACGGCCACGCTGGTGAGGACGCGCTCCATGAGTGTATCGCGGACGAAGGCGGTTTTTCTCACAACCAGTTCGCACTCACGATCGCCGAAGAGATCGAAATCCGGTACCAGGAGTTTCCGGGCTTGAATCTGACTTACGAAGTACTCGCCGGACAGCAAAAGCGGATCGATAAAACGAAAACAGACGGCCCCCGTCCACTGCTGGAAGTCCAACTGGTCGACGCTGCCGACAGCACAACTTACGACGCGCATGACACCGACGATGCGGTCAAGCTGAAGCTGGTGACGATCGAGGAGATGTCGTCCGTTCAGCTAATTCGCGATGCGTTAAAACGGGTCCGCGACAAGTACACCAATCTCAATGACGATCTAACTCGCAAGGCGATCGTTCATCAGCTGGTGGAACGGCAAGTGACCAGTCTGATTTCGCATTGTGCAGGACAGCTTCAGGATCGTGCGTTTGCCTCGGCCACAGAGGCGATGAACTCTGATTTTTTAATTGAGCATCCAACGGAGTTGGCGGAACAGAAACGTGAACTTGAGGCATTCCTGTATCGCAATGTCTATCGGCATCCTGATCTGATTGCGATTCGCCAACGAGCTCAACAGCGGCTCAAGGAAATGTTTGCCAAATACTGCGAGCGACCGGAACTCTTTCCGGAAAAGTATCAGCAACGGAGTGAGAAAACGGGAGTCCGCCGGATGGCTGTCGAGTACATCGCCGGGATGACCGATCATTTTTGCGAGCAAACTTACTCCAGAATTTGCCAATAA
- a CDS encoding co-chaperone GroES, whose translation MRIEPLGDKIVVKRMAAEEVTAGGILLPGSAQEKPAQGKVLSVGNGRMLPDGSRAGFQVSEGDRVLFSSYAGSEIEIDGNHLLIMSEAEILAVLA comes from the coding sequence ATGAGAATCGAACCGCTCGGAGACAAAATCGTAGTCAAACGCATGGCCGCTGAAGAAGTGACTGCGGGTGGAATCCTGTTGCCCGGCAGTGCTCAGGAAAAACCGGCTCAAGGCAAGGTCCTCTCGGTTGGCAACGGACGCATGCTTCCAGATGGCTCGCGAGCCGGATTCCAGGTTAGCGAAGGCGACCGCGTTTTGTTCTCCAGCTACGCGGGAAGCGAAATCGAAATCGACGGGAACCACTTGTTGATTATGTCCGAAGCAGAAATTCTGGCAGTCCTTGCTTAG